The Sulfurospirillum deleyianum DSM 6946 nucleotide sequence GTAGATGTCCCATTTGCTCTTTTTTCGTCTTCAAATAGTGTTCATTAAAAGGATTTGGCTCAATAATAATAGGCACACGTTCAACAATTTCAACACCTTTTAATCCGCTAAGCTTTAGAGGATTGTTGGTTAAAAGTTTGATTTTAGAGATACCAAAATGCGCCAAAATAAACTCAACAACTTCATAGGTACGCTCATCAGCTTTAAAGCCTAATTGATGGTTGGCTTCTACGGTATCGAAACCTTTGTCTTGCAGTGCGTAAGCGTTGACTTTATTTAACAGACCGATATTTCGACCCTCTTGACGAAGATAAATGACCATGCCTCGCTCTTTGCCAATAATCTTAAGGGCGGCTTCAAGTTGGTCACGACAGTCGCATTTAAGACTTCCGATAGTGTCTCCTGTAAGACACTCACTGTGAATGCGAACCAAAGGCGCTTCATCTAAAGGCTCGTTGAAAATAACCAAATGCTCTTTAATTCCCTCTTTGAAAGATTGAATTTTAAAGGCTCCAAAACGTGATGGGAGGTTTGCTACCTCAGAAATTTCTATTTTCATTTTCTTTTATATCCACTTATGGTAAAATCGTAATTTTTTAACACAAAAACGTCATTTTAACGAAGATAAGGCAAAAGAATGTTTAAAAGATTTAGAAGACTCAGGATGAATGCAACGCTTCGCTCATTGGTGAGAGAAACAAGCCTCAGTATGGATGATTTTATCTATCCTTTGTTTGTCAAAAGTGGGGAAGGTATTAAAAAAGAGATAAGCTCTATGCCAGGGGTTTATCAGATGAGTTTGGATGAAATTTTAAAGGAGTGTCACAGCCTTCAAGACCTTGGCATTAACTCAATTATTTTATTTGGAATCCCAGATGTCAAGGATAGTATCGGAAGTGATGCTTTGTGTGAACATGGCATTATTGCCTCTGCCCTGCGTGCGATTAAGAAAGCTTATCCAAATATGTTTGTGGTAACCGATTTGTGTTTTTGTGAATTCACTGACCATGGGCATTGTGGTATTTTAGATATGGAACATGAGAGTGTCAATAACGATGCGACGTTAGAGATTTTAGCCAAACAAGCCCTCATCCACGCCCATGCGGGAGTGGATATGATAGCACCAAGCGGCATGATGGATGGTATGATTGAAGTTTTGCGTGAAGCCTTAGATGTTGAGGGGTTTGTGAATTTACCGATTATGAGCTACTCCACTAAATTTGCCAGTGCCTATTATGGACCGTTTCGTGATGTGGCAGAATCAGCTCCCTCTTTTGGCGATCGAAAAACCTACCAAATGGATCCTGCCAATCGTAGAGAAGCCATTAATGAGTCTATTGAAGATGAGGTGCAAGGGGCGGATATTTTGATGGTGAAACCAGCCCTTGCGTATCTGGATGTGATTCGTGATGTGCGCAATGCCACCTCGACTCCTTTGTGTGTCTACAACGTGAGTGGTGAATATGCGATGCTAAAAGCTGCTGGGAAGGCAGGCGTGATTGATTATGAGCGTGTGATGATGGAAACGATGTTGGCGTTTAAACGTGCGGGAGCAGATATTATCATCAGTTACCATGCTAAAGAAGTAGCAGAAATTTTAAAGAGAACAAAGTAAAAATTCTACGCAAGGCGTAAGCTTTAGTGCGAGGAATTTTATATGGGCTTTGCCCAAATAAAAGGAGATATTGAATATGAGACATTTTTTAACCCTGAAAGATTTTAGTAAAGAAGAAATTTTAGAAATCATTGACTTAGCACTGAAAATTAAGAAGCAGACAAAAAAAGGTAAACTCAAACCTTATTTAAAAGATCAAACGCTAGGAATGATTTTTGAAAAAAGCTCAACTCGTACACGGGTGAGTTTTGAGGTGGGCATTCATCAACTGGGTGGGAAAGGACTCTTTTTATCCTCGAACGATTTGCAACTAGGACGGGGTGAGCCGATGAAAGATACCGCACGTGTGATTAGCCGTATGGTGGACATGGTGATGATTCGTACCTTTGCGCAAAGCACACTTGAAGAGTTTGCGGCGTATTCGAAAGTGCCTGTGATTAGTGGTTTGAGTGATAGCTACCATCCTGTGCAACTGATGGCGGATTATCTGACGATGGTGGAGTATGGTAAAGATAAAAACCCTATCGTGGCGTATGTGGGCGATGGCAATAATATGACCCATTCATGGCTCATGATGGCATCAAAATTAGGTTTTGAGCTTCGCATTGCAACGCCTAAGGGGTATGAAGTGGATGCGAGTATTTTAGCCGACGCCTTAGCATTTGCGAAAGAAAGCGGTGCGGTGATTAAGATTGGCAATGACCCCAAAGAAGCAATTTCTGGAGCAACCGTGGTGACGACTGATACGTGGGTTTCTATGGGACAGGAGAGTGAAAAAGCTAAACGTGTGAGTGATTTTCAAGGCTACATGGTCGATGAAGCGATGATGGCTTTGGCGCAAAAAGATGCGATGTTTTTACACTGCCTGCCAGCGTATCGTGATTATGAAGTGAGTGAAGCGGTGTTTGAAGCACACGCAGATGAAATTTTTGATGAAGCAGAAAACCGTTTACATGCCCAAAAAGCGGTGATGGTTTGGCTTGATAAACACAGAGAGTCTTAATGGAATTTAAAAGAAAAAAAGAGTTCAAAATGATAGAGAAGATTTCTAAAGGCTTAAGCCTCAACAAGCAAAAAGAGCAAACCGTTTTAGAGATTCTCCCTCATGAAGATGAAAACAGTAAGCTTTTGCGTTTAAAACGTGGTTCATGGGAGAGTCAAAAAGAGCCATGGTTAGTGTACGATGAAAAAGGAAAATTGCATGCGCTTCTTTCTATCGAGACACTCAGTAAAATGATAGAACATTTTAAAAATGCAGAGAAAGAGACACTCTTTTTAAAGCTTGAAAAGAGTATTTTGCAACATTTGCCCCTTGATTTTCACGATGTATGGACAGTAGCAATGGAAGAGATAAAAAAGAGTAAGAAAAGCGATATGGATTTTGATGCCTTGATAAAAAAGATTAAGACAGAGCATCCCAATCTTTTCTTAGATTTAAAAGACCTCTATTTACCAGAGGGTGCGAGTGTGATAAGTACCATAGAGCGTTAAGGACAGCCATGATTGATTTTGAAAAGTTTGCCAAATACTCCAAAGCGGGACCACGCTATACGAGTTATCCCACAGCTCCTGAGTTTAATGAAGGGTTTACATGTAAAAGCTACGAGGAGGTTTTAGCACACCAAGACTCCTCTCGCCCTCTCTCTTTGTATTTTCACCTTCCTTTTTGCAGAAGTGCCTGTTATTTTTGTGGGTGTAACGTGGTTTATACCAGCAAGGAAGATAAAAAAGAGCGCTACATTGCTTATTTAGAGCGTGAGTTAGAACTGCTAAGCCAGCATCTTGACACATCCCGTGAAGTGATTCAGATGCACTTTGGTGGCGGAACACCGACATTTTTTAGTACTGAGCAGTTGGAGCGCATTTTAAAGGCGATTAAAAAGCATTTTAAACATTTTGCCAAAGATGCGGAAATTAGCTGTGAAATTGACCCTCGTTTTTTAAGTAAAGAGCAGTTAGATGTGCTGACATCTAACGGGTTTAATCGCGTTAGTTATGGGGTTCAAGATTTTAACGATGAGGTGCAAAAGGCGATTCACCGTATTCAGCCTTATGATGTTACGCAAAATGCGGTTACCATGGCAAAAAGCTCAGGCATTAAGTCGATTAATATGGACTTGATTTATGGGCTTCCTTACCAAAGTTTTGAGACGTTTCAAGAGACCTTACGCCTAGCTGTTTCGCTTGATCCTACTCGTCTAGCCGTCTTTAACTACGCTCATGTACCGTGGATGAAAAAATCGATGCGAAAGATTGATGAAACCACGCTTCCGCATCCAAGTGTCAAGCTAGCGATTATGCGCTATACCATTGATTATTTGGAGTCCAATGGCTATAAAATGATTGGCATGGATCACTTCGCTAAACCTGATGATGAGCTGTTTCTTGCCATTGAAAAAGGGGAGTTGCACCGTAATTTTCAGGGCTACACGACCAAAGGTGGGGCGGATTTGATTGGGATTGGCCTCACCAGCATTGGTGAGGGTGTGCGCCATTATGTGCAAAACTTTAAAGAGATGGATGCGTATGAAAATGCCATTGATGCGGGGAAATTGCCTGTACATCGAGGGTTGATTTTAAGTGAGGATGATGTGCTTCGAAAAGCGGTCATTATGGAGATGATGAGTAACTTTAAACTCAACATTGCGGGCATTGAAGAAGCTTTTGGCATTGATTTCTTTGACTATTTTGCCGATGCCATCGAAGCGTTAAAACCTTTTGAGGCAGAGGAGCTTGTCGTTGTGGATAAAGTGGGTAAAAAGATTTTGGTCAATCCCACAGGTACACTGCTGATTCGTAATATTGTGATGCCTTTTGATGCCTATTTACAAAAAATCCCTGAAGATAAACGACGCTTCAGTAAAACGGTGTAAAACATGTTTCAATTTAATGTAACCAGCGATGCCTGTGTCAAGTGCGGTAAATGTATTCCTGTGTGTACGATTCACGAAATTAACCGTGATGAAGTCACCAGTCCTAGAGGTTTTTTAGACCTTTTAAGCGCCTATCAGCGTGGCGATTTGGAGCTGGATAAAAACGCAAAAAACATTTTTGAGAGCTGTTTTTTGTGTACGAATTGTACTTCTGTGTGTCCTAATGATTTGCCTGTGGATATGGTCATTGAGCAGGTGCGCAATGACATTCGCAAAAAGTTTGGTTTAGCGTGGTATAAAAAACTCGCCTTTTTCTTACTTCGAAATCGTAAGATTATGGATATTTTGGCACGTTTTGGGTACATGTTTCAAACCTGTGGATTTAAGATGGTGGAGAAGCAAAAGTCGATGTATCTTAGAGACTTTCCACTCATCAAGATGGACAGACTTTTTCCAAGTCTTGCGAAAAAGACCTTTTTAAACTCCCATCCTGATGTGGTGTATCATGGTGGTAAGGGAAAAGTAGGTATCTTCATTGGGTGTTTGGCCAATTACATGTACACCGATGTGGGCAAAACGCTTTTGGAGATTTTAAAAGAGTTACAAATAGACGCTTACCTCATAAAACAACAAAAATGCTGTGGCGCTCCTCAATACTTTACGGGTGATTTTGACAGTGTGGATGCTTTGGCAAAATTTAATATCGAGTATATTGAAGGCTTCAAAGATGAGTTAGACGCCATCATTATTCCTGAGGCGACCTGTAGTGCGATGATTAAAGAGGACTATGCGAAGTTTTTTCACGACCAGCCTGAGTGGAAAGAGCGTGCAGAGGCGATTAGTCCGCATATTTTTATGGCGACGGAGTATTTGGAGAAAAAAACAAACCTCGCTGAAATCTTAGCGACCAAAGCACGTAAAAGTGAAGTCGTTACGTATCATGACCCATGCCACGCACGCAAAATGCAAGGTGTTTGGAAAGAACCACGCAATCTTATTTCCCAAAACTACACCATCAAAGAGATGAGTGACCCGAATCGCTGTTGTGGTTTTGGTGGTGTTACGATGCAAACCGAAAAATACCACTTCGCCAAAGCCGCTGGAATTCCAAAGGCTGCGATGATTAAAGAAACAGAGGCTGTGTACGTAAGTGCAGAGTGCAGTGCGTGTCGTATGCAACTGAGTGATGCGATGCATCAGCAAAAAGTCGATGTTATCTTCAAAAACCCGATTGAATTGATTGCTAAGGCGTTAAGAGAAGGGTAAATTCTTTTTACATGTAAAGTAAGTGAAGATTGTGTACTACTTGTTAAAATATTCAGGTATAGTGTATGAATAAAAATTAAAAAAAGTATGTCTTTTGGAAAAATTTACAATTTTTGAAATTCCTTCTCATAAATATGAGTCGATAGAGCAACTTGGAACGAAACGTAAGTTTTGGTTTATAGACGATACTGATGAAAAATTAAAACTTTTTAAAATTGGTAGAGAAGGTACAGGAGAAAATTGGGTTGAAGTAGTGGTTTCACATATTTGTGAATTATTAGACATCCCACATGCAAAATATGAATTTGCGATATGGGATGAAAAATTAGGAACGATAACTGAAAGTTTTGTTCCAGAAAATGGTAGGCTTATTCATGGCAATGAGTTGCTTGCAAAAATTCATAATAACTACCCAATTAATGAGTATAAAGTAAGAGATTATTTACTAAAACGAGTTTTAGTAATTATAAAATATATAAAAGCAGAATTGCCATTAGGCTATAGTAATGAAATGTGTAATTCTTGCTTGGATGTCTTTATTAGTTATATTTTGTTAGATTGTTTAATTTCTAATGGTGACAGACACCATGAAAATTGGGGATTTATTGTTTATGAGTCAAAAGTATATTTAGCGCCAACATACGATCATGCATCGGGTCTTGGGTGTAGAGAATCTGATGAAATAAAAACTAAAAGACTTCAAACAAAAGATCAGAATTATCAAGTTAAAAGTTTTGTAAAAAGAGCGCGAACACCTTTTTTCAATAAAGATAAAATGTTAACAACATTGGAAGCATTTGAATTATGTGCTAATTTTGATAAAGAAATTGTATTGTTTTGGCTAGTAAAGTTAGAAGCTTTAGATTTAGAAAACGTTAGAAATATTTTTGATAAGATACCACCAGATTTAATAAGTAATATATCTATTGAGTTTGCTATAAAAGTGTTAGAAGAAAATAAAAAGAGATTATTAGAAGTGAAAGAGGCATTGTTAAATGATTGAAAAATTAAGTTTAGTATGGCGAAATCCGCAGACAAGAACATGGACTCCTGTCGCTTGCATTGAGTATAAAGATAATACTTATTTTTTTAATTATACGAATGGAGCAAAAGATAAAAATTTTGTGCCATTTGGTCAAATGAATGACTTAACTAAAAAATATTCTTCAAATGAACTATTTCCAATTTTTAAAAATAGGCTTCTTTCAAAGTCGAGACCTGAGTATGAAGATTATTTAAATTGGTTAGATATTCAGGGTGAATACAATGATTTTTTGGAACTATCACGCAGTAGAGGCATCAGAGCCACTGATGAGCTACAATTATTTCCTATCCCTACAAAAAATGGGGCTGGAGATTATGAAGTATTGTTTTTTTCTCATGGAATCAGTCATATTGCTCCTGGATATGTTAATAGGTTAGAAAGCTTACAGAAAAATGATTCATTGTTATTATTGCAGGATATTCAAAATGAAGCTGATCCATTTGCTTTAGCACTAAGAACAAAAGATGATCCTGTTGAATTGCTAGGGTATTGTCCTGCGTTTTTTGCAAAAGATTTCAACAAGTTATTAGATCTAAATGGTAAAGATTATGTGCATGTTTATGTACAGAAGGTTAATTTAACAGCGCCATTACAACTAAAGTTATTATGTAAATTAGTGACAAAATGGCAT carries:
- the ribA gene encoding GTP cyclohydrolase II, producing the protein MKIEISEVANLPSRFGAFKIQSFKEGIKEHLVIFNEPLDEAPLVRIHSECLTGDTIGSLKCDCRDQLEAALKIIGKERGMVIYLRQEGRNIGLLNKVNAYALQDKGFDTVEANHQLGFKADERTYEVVEFILAHFGISKIKLLTNNPLKLSGLKGVEIVERVPIIIEPNPFNEHYLKTKKEQMGHLL
- the hemB gene encoding porphobilinogen synthase; this encodes MFKRFRRLRMNATLRSLVRETSLSMDDFIYPLFVKSGEGIKKEISSMPGVYQMSLDEILKECHSLQDLGINSIILFGIPDVKDSIGSDALCEHGIIASALRAIKKAYPNMFVVTDLCFCEFTDHGHCGILDMEHESVNNDATLEILAKQALIHAHAGVDMIAPSGMMDGMIEVLREALDVEGFVNLPIMSYSTKFASAYYGPFRDVAESAPSFGDRKTYQMDPANRREAINESIEDEVQGADILMVKPALAYLDVIRDVRNATSTPLCVYNVSGEYAMLKAAGKAGVIDYERVMMETMLAFKRAGADIIISYHAKEVAEILKRTK
- the argF gene encoding ornithine carbamoyltransferase, translating into MRHFLTLKDFSKEEILEIIDLALKIKKQTKKGKLKPYLKDQTLGMIFEKSSTRTRVSFEVGIHQLGGKGLFLSSNDLQLGRGEPMKDTARVISRMVDMVMIRTFAQSTLEEFAAYSKVPVISGLSDSYHPVQLMADYLTMVEYGKDKNPIVAYVGDGNNMTHSWLMMASKLGFELRIATPKGYEVDASILADALAFAKESGAVIKIGNDPKEAISGATVVTTDTWVSMGQESEKAKRVSDFQGYMVDEAMMALAQKDAMFLHCLPAYRDYEVSEAVFEAHADEIFDEAENRLHAQKAVMVWLDKHRES
- a CDS encoding DUF2603 domain-containing protein, with amino-acid sequence MIEKISKGLSLNKQKEQTVLEILPHEDENSKLLRLKRGSWESQKEPWLVYDEKGKLHALLSIETLSKMIEHFKNAEKETLFLKLEKSILQHLPLDFHDVWTVAMEEIKKSKKSDMDFDALIKKIKTEHPNLFLDLKDLYLPEGASVISTIER
- the hemN gene encoding oxygen-independent coproporphyrinogen III oxidase, translated to MIDFEKFAKYSKAGPRYTSYPTAPEFNEGFTCKSYEEVLAHQDSSRPLSLYFHLPFCRSACYFCGCNVVYTSKEDKKERYIAYLERELELLSQHLDTSREVIQMHFGGGTPTFFSTEQLERILKAIKKHFKHFAKDAEISCEIDPRFLSKEQLDVLTSNGFNRVSYGVQDFNDEVQKAIHRIQPYDVTQNAVTMAKSSGIKSINMDLIYGLPYQSFETFQETLRLAVSLDPTRLAVFNYAHVPWMKKSMRKIDETTLPHPSVKLAIMRYTIDYLESNGYKMIGMDHFAKPDDELFLAIEKGELHRNFQGYTTKGGADLIGIGLTSIGEGVRHYVQNFKEMDAYENAIDAGKLPVHRGLILSEDDVLRKAVIMEMMSNFKLNIAGIEEAFGIDFFDYFADAIEALKPFEAEELVVVDKVGKKILVNPTGTLLIRNIVMPFDAYLQKIPEDKRRFSKTV
- a CDS encoding (Fe-S)-binding protein, which gives rise to MFQFNVTSDACVKCGKCIPVCTIHEINRDEVTSPRGFLDLLSAYQRGDLELDKNAKNIFESCFLCTNCTSVCPNDLPVDMVIEQVRNDIRKKFGLAWYKKLAFFLLRNRKIMDILARFGYMFQTCGFKMVEKQKSMYLRDFPLIKMDRLFPSLAKKTFLNSHPDVVYHGGKGKVGIFIGCLANYMYTDVGKTLLEILKELQIDAYLIKQQKCCGAPQYFTGDFDSVDALAKFNIEYIEGFKDELDAIIIPEATCSAMIKEDYAKFFHDQPEWKERAEAISPHIFMATEYLEKKTNLAEILATKARKSEVVTYHDPCHARKMQGVWKEPRNLISQNYTIKEMSDPNRCCGFGGVTMQTEKYHFAKAAGIPKAAMIKETEAVYVSAECSACRMQLSDAMHQQKVDVIFKNPIELIAKALREG
- a CDS encoding HipA domain-containing protein; this encodes MEKFTIFEIPSHKYESIEQLGTKRKFWFIDDTDEKLKLFKIGREGTGENWVEVVVSHICELLDIPHAKYEFAIWDEKLGTITESFVPENGRLIHGNELLAKIHNNYPINEYKVRDYLLKRVLVIIKYIKAELPLGYSNEMCNSCLDVFISYILLDCLISNGDRHHENWGFIVYESKVYLAPTYDHASGLGCRESDEIKTKRLQTKDQNYQVKSFVKRARTPFFNKDKMLTTLEAFELCANFDKEIVLFWLVKLEALDLENVRNIFDKIPPDLISNISIEFAIKVLEENKKRLLEVKEALLND
- a CDS encoding HIRAN domain-containing protein, with the translated sequence MIEKLSLVWRNPQTRTWTPVACIEYKDNTYFFNYTNGAKDKNFVPFGQMNDLTKKYSSNELFPIFKNRLLSKSRPEYEDYLNWLDIQGEYNDFLELSRSRGIRATDELQLFPIPTKNGAGDYEVLFFSHGISHIAPGYVNRLESLQKNDSLLLLQDIQNEADPFALALRTKDDPVELLGYCPAFFAKDFNKLLDLNGKDYVHVYVQKVNLTAPLQLKLLCKLVTKWHNDFIPFDEEEFQPYL